In Pseudomonas sp. ADAK18, a single window of DNA contains:
- a CDS encoding DUF805 domain-containing protein codes for MSENRFKIVFDGALLPGVELTTAKLNLAELFKSDVEAVDKLFTGRPVALKRDLSHADAETYLQALKNTGIDARIEAEQPVAFSLAETHETNTGSSNDYNRPAESPYAPPRAAVGDNLPEFSTLKVFTVDGRIGRLRFLAWTLVLTVVILAVTGISLIVGLGIAAASSTAAITIGFLVGIVALVASIWVNVQITVQRLHDLGWSGWLWFLHLVPFVGSIFPILLVVLPGNAGANQYGAPPPRNSTAVKILSVLWLAFIPLIFVLGISLGMSGYLDQLETGVDNTYDSSSITSDEAGDQGVITDEEPPQSADDTAEPVDSPEE; via the coding sequence ATGAGCGAAAACCGCTTCAAGATCGTGTTTGACGGAGCCCTGCTACCGGGTGTCGAACTCACCACCGCCAAACTGAATCTCGCCGAGCTGTTCAAGAGCGACGTGGAAGCGGTCGACAAGCTCTTCACCGGTCGCCCAGTCGCCCTCAAGCGTGACCTCTCCCACGCCGACGCCGAAACCTACCTGCAAGCGCTGAAAAATACCGGTATCGATGCGCGCATCGAAGCCGAGCAGCCGGTAGCCTTCAGTCTCGCTGAGACTCACGAAACCAACACCGGCAGCTCCAACGACTACAATCGCCCTGCCGAATCGCCTTACGCCCCGCCTCGAGCTGCCGTTGGTGACAACCTGCCGGAATTTTCCACCCTGAAAGTCTTTACCGTCGATGGCCGTATCGGGCGCCTGCGCTTCCTGGCCTGGACGCTGGTGCTGACCGTCGTGATTCTGGCGGTCACCGGCATTTCCCTGATCGTCGGCCTGGGCATCGCCGCTGCATCTTCGACGGCCGCAATCACCATCGGATTTCTGGTGGGTATCGTTGCGCTTGTGGCCTCTATCTGGGTCAACGTACAGATCACCGTACAACGCCTGCACGACCTTGGTTGGTCTGGCTGGCTGTGGTTCCTGCACCTGGTGCCTTTCGTCGGTAGCATCTTCCCGATCCTGCTGGTGGTTCTGCCTGGCAATGCCGGTGCCAACCAGTATGGCGCCCCGCCTCCGCGTAACAGCACGGCAGTCAAGATTCTCTCCGTCCTGTGGTTGGCGTTCATTCCGTTGATATTTGTCCTCGGGATAAGCCTGGGGATGAGCGGTTATCTGGATCAACTCGAAACCGGCGTGGACAACACCTACGACAGCAGCTCCATCACCTCCGATGAAGCCGGCGACCAAGGCGTCATCACTGATGAAGAACCCCCGCAAAGTGCTGATGACACAGCCGAACCTGTAGACTCTCCGGAAGAATGA
- a CDS encoding SDR family oxidoreductase, which produces MTRYALITGASSGIGLALAEALARRGRSLILVARQRDQLESIAIELTQRFGVEVLFRACDLGEPLRLSGFLLELEEGERQIDLLVNCAGIGTSGPFLAQDWMTEQDLMEVNILALTRLCHALGNSMALLGGGQILNVASVAAFQPGPWMSTYYASKAYVLHFSEGLREELKTCGIKVSVLCPGPTRTAFFGTAQMDTAKLDRSQQLMSPEEVALYAVRALEKNKAIIIPGRRNRWLAFSPRLSPRWLTRKIAGAINKAYCAR; this is translated from the coding sequence ATGACCCGTTACGCTCTGATCACCGGTGCCTCCAGCGGTATCGGTCTGGCCTTGGCTGAAGCATTGGCCCGCCGTGGCCGCAGTTTGATTCTGGTGGCCCGCCAGCGTGATCAGTTGGAAAGCATTGCAATCGAATTGACTCAGCGCTTCGGCGTCGAAGTGCTGTTCCGTGCCTGTGATCTCGGCGAACCCTTGCGGCTTTCCGGGTTTCTGCTGGAACTTGAAGAGGGCGAGCGGCAAATCGATCTGCTGGTCAACTGTGCTGGCATCGGCACCAGCGGCCCATTCCTGGCACAGGACTGGATGACCGAGCAGGACCTGATGGAAGTGAACATTCTGGCCCTCACCCGCCTGTGCCACGCCCTTGGTAACTCGATGGCGCTGCTGGGTGGCGGGCAGATTCTCAACGTCGCCTCGGTCGCCGCGTTCCAGCCCGGCCCGTGGATGAGCACCTACTACGCCAGCAAGGCCTATGTGCTGCACTTCTCCGAAGGTCTGCGGGAAGAGTTAAAGACATGCGGGATAAAGGTCTCGGTTCTTTGCCCCGGCCCGACGCGCACCGCCTTCTTCGGTACCGCACAGATGGACACCGCCAAACTGGACCGCAGCCAACAGCTGATGAGTCCGGAAGAGGTCGCGCTCTACGCGGTACGCGCTCTGGAAAAGAACAAAGCCATCATCATCCCTGGTCGCCGCAATCGCTGGCTGGCGTTCAGCCCCCGTTTAAGCCCGCGCTGGCTAACCCGAAAAATCGCCGGAGCCATTAACAAGGCCTACTGCGCGCGTTGA
- a CDS encoding OsmC family protein, whose product MKARIQWAGEAMFLGESGSGHVVVMDGPPEAGGRNLGVRPMEMLLLGVGGCSNFDVVSILKKSRQAVESCEAFLEAERATEDPKVFTKIHMHFVVKGRGLKEAQVKRAIELSAEKYCSASIMLGAAGVVITHDYEIIELG is encoded by the coding sequence ATGAAGGCACGCATCCAATGGGCGGGCGAAGCCATGTTCCTCGGTGAGTCGGGCAGTGGCCATGTTGTGGTCATGGACGGACCGCCCGAAGCCGGCGGTCGTAACCTGGGTGTACGCCCGATGGAAATGCTCCTGCTCGGTGTGGGCGGTTGCAGCAATTTCGATGTGGTCAGCATCTTGAAAAAGTCGCGCCAGGCGGTGGAAAGTTGCGAAGCCTTTCTGGAGGCCGAGCGTGCCACGGAAGATCCCAAGGTGTTTACCAAGATCCACATGCATTTTGTGGTCAAGGGCCGTGGGCTGAAAGAAGCTCAGGTGAAACGCGCCATTGAGCTGTCGGCGGAGAAGTATTGCTCGGCCTCGATCATGCTCGGCGCCGCAGGTGTGGTCATCACTCATGATTACGAGATCATTGAGCTGGGATAA
- a CDS encoding lipoate--protein ligase family protein gives MTQLVSLTVEAGLKAEQDLLAAVCAGEQPFGLLFWQPSDQALVMPRRLSRLPAFEAASQVSADYGWPVLLRETGGEPVPQSAATVNIALVYAPPRSEGDQGRIETGYQRLCQPICDLLTELGGEPSLGEIDGAFCDGRYNVNLDGRKMVGTAQRWRQSGGRPVGLVHGALLLDDDRIELIAAVNRFNEACGLEQRVRAESHIALHEAFLAPDVIGRLDTLYRQMLASVLPV, from the coding sequence ATGACCCAGCTCGTATCCCTGACCGTTGAAGCAGGTCTCAAAGCCGAGCAGGATTTGCTCGCCGCCGTCTGCGCGGGCGAGCAACCGTTTGGCCTGCTGTTTTGGCAACCCAGTGATCAGGCGCTGGTCATGCCGCGTCGTTTGAGCCGGCTTCCGGCTTTTGAGGCGGCTAGCCAAGTGTCGGCCGATTACGGTTGGCCGGTGCTGCTGCGTGAGACCGGCGGTGAGCCGGTGCCGCAATCGGCCGCCACCGTCAATATCGCTCTGGTCTACGCGCCGCCGCGTAGCGAAGGCGATCAGGGGCGGATTGAAACCGGTTATCAGCGCTTGTGCCAACCCATCTGTGATCTGCTCACGGAATTGGGTGGCGAGCCATCCCTCGGCGAAATCGACGGTGCTTTCTGCGACGGTCGCTACAACGTCAACCTTGATGGTCGAAAAATGGTTGGTACCGCCCAGCGCTGGCGTCAGAGCGGCGGACGCCCGGTGGGGCTGGTGCACGGTGCATTGTTACTGGACGATGATCGCATCGAGTTGATTGCGGCGGTCAACCGCTTCAATGAAGCGTGTGGCCTTGAGCAACGAGTTCGCGCCGAAAGCCATATCGCCCTACATGAAGCCTTTCTTGCGCCGGACGTGATTGGCCGGCTCGACACGTTGTACCGGCAGATGCTCGCGAGCGTCCTGCCGGTTTAA
- the hemJ gene encoding protoporphyrinogen oxidase HemJ translates to MLYLWVKAFHIVSIVCWFAALFYLPRLFVYHAQSEDTVSKERFCVMERKLYRGIMGPAMIATLVFGIWLIALNPGVFAQGAWMHAKLTLVVLLIGYHHMCGAQVKRFARGENTRSHVFYRWFNEAPVLILLTIVILVVVKPF, encoded by the coding sequence ATGCTTTATCTATGGGTCAAAGCCTTTCATATCGTCAGCATCGTCTGCTGGTTTGCCGCACTGTTCTACCTGCCTCGCCTGTTCGTCTACCACGCCCAAAGCGAGGACACCGTCAGCAAGGAACGCTTCTGCGTCATGGAGCGCAAGCTGTACCGGGGCATCATGGGCCCGGCCATGATCGCCACCCTCGTGTTCGGCATCTGGCTGATCGCTCTCAACCCCGGCGTCTTCGCCCAAGGTGCGTGGATGCATGCCAAGCTGACCTTGGTAGTACTGCTGATCGGCTACCACCATATGTGTGGCGCTCAGGTAAAACGTTTCGCTCGTGGCGAAAACACCCGCAGCCATGTCTTTTATCGCTGGTTCAATGAAGCGCCAGTTCTGATATTGCTAACTATCGTAATTTTGGTCGTGGTCAAACCGTTCTAA
- the coq7 gene encoding 2-polyprenyl-3-methyl-6-methoxy-1,4-benzoquinone monooxygenase, whose translation MTTQRHYSPIDRLLLQADTAMRTLLPFSGQPYRPSPAIVQPEAQMSETDTRHVAGLMRINHTGEVCAQALYQGQALTAKLPQVRAAMEHAAEEEIDHLAWCEQRIRQLGSHPSVLNPLFYGVSFGIGAVAGLISDKVSLGFVAATEHQVCKHLNEHLEQLPAEDEKSRAILEQMRIDEEHHAESALDAGGFRFPAPVKFGMSLLAKVMTKSTYRI comes from the coding sequence ATGACTACCCAACGTCACTACTCGCCGATTGACCGCCTGTTGCTGCAAGCCGACACGGCGATGCGCACGCTGTTGCCTTTCAGCGGCCAGCCGTACCGTCCTTCGCCTGCCATTGTGCAACCCGAAGCGCAGATGAGTGAGACCGACACCCGCCACGTCGCCGGCCTGATGCGCATTAACCATACCGGCGAAGTCTGTGCCCAGGCGCTGTACCAAGGCCAGGCCCTGACCGCCAAGCTGCCCCAAGTACGCGCCGCGATGGAGCATGCCGCCGAGGAAGAAATCGACCACCTGGCCTGGTGCGAGCAACGCATTCGCCAGCTGGGCAGCCATCCCAGTGTGTTGAATCCATTGTTTTATGGTGTGTCGTTTGGCATTGGCGCCGTTGCCGGACTGATCAGCGATAAGGTCAGCCTCGGATTCGTAGCGGCCACCGAGCATCAGGTCTGTAAACACCTGAACGAACATCTGGAGCAACTGCCGGCCGAAGACGAAAAGTCCCGGGCGATTCTTGAGCAGATGCGTATTGATGAAGAACATCACGCAGAAAGCGCACTGGATGCCGGTGGCTTCCGCTTCCCTGCACCGGTGAAATTTGGCATGAGCCTGTTGGCCAAGGTCATGACCAAAAGCACCTACCGCATCTGA
- the crp gene encoding cAMP-activated global transcriptional regulator CRP, whose amino-acid sequence MVAITPTPKIKNLDKLLMHCQRRRYPAKHNIICAGERSETLFFIIKGSVTIVIEDEDGREMIIAYLNTGDFFGELGLFEQAGKEQERSAWVRAKIECEVAEISYTKFRELSQQDPDILYALSGQIAQRLRDTTRKVGDLAFFDVTGRVARCLLELCKQPDAMTHPDGMQIKVTRQEIGRIVGCSREMVGRVLKDLEERNLVHVKGKTMVVFGTR is encoded by the coding sequence ATGGTTGCTATTACTCCCACACCCAAGATCAAGAACCTCGACAAACTGTTGATGCATTGTCAGCGTCGGCGCTACCCGGCCAAGCACAACATCATTTGTGCTGGCGAGCGCTCCGAAACCCTATTCTTCATTATCAAAGGCTCCGTCACCATTGTGATCGAGGATGAAGATGGTCGCGAAATGATCATCGCCTACCTCAACACCGGTGATTTCTTCGGTGAGTTGGGGTTGTTTGAGCAGGCTGGAAAAGAACAGGAACGCAGCGCCTGGGTACGTGCCAAGATCGAGTGCGAAGTCGCCGAGATCAGCTATACGAAATTTCGCGAATTGTCCCAGCAGGATCCAGACATTCTGTACGCCCTGAGCGGCCAGATCGCCCAGCGCCTGAGAGATACCACGCGCAAGGTCGGTGACCTGGCGTTCTTCGATGTCACAGGCCGGGTGGCCCGTTGCCTTCTGGAGCTGTGCAAGCAGCCGGACGCCATGACCCATCCGGACGGCATGCAAATCAAGGTCACTCGCCAGGAAATCGGGCGCATTGTTGGCTGTTCACGGGAGATGGTCGGCCGGGTGCTCAAGGACCTGGAAGAGCGCAACCTGGTTCACGTCAAAGGCAAGACCATGGTGGTATTCGGCACCCGTTAA
- a CDS encoding histidine triad nucleotide-binding protein: MDTLFTKIINREIPAKIIYEDDQVLAFHDIAPQAPVHFLVIPKKPIRTLNDLTEDDKALAGHILFTAQRLAVEQGCEKGFRVVMNCNEDGGQTVYHIHMHVLGQRQMNWPPG, encoded by the coding sequence GTGGATACTCTGTTCACCAAGATCATCAACAGAGAAATACCCGCGAAGATCATCTACGAGGATGACCAGGTCCTGGCCTTCCACGACATCGCCCCACAGGCGCCGGTACATTTTCTGGTTATTCCGAAAAAACCCATCCGTACCCTCAACGACCTCACCGAGGACGACAAAGCCTTGGCTGGACATATTCTGTTTACCGCCCAGCGCCTGGCAGTGGAACAAGGATGTGAAAAGGGTTTCCGCGTGGTGATGAACTGCAATGAAGACGGCGGACAGACCGTTTACCACATTCATATGCACGTATTGGGTCAGCGTCAGATGAATTGGCCGCCAGGCTGA
- a CDS encoding nitronate monooxygenase family protein gives MSLPALLEQRLRLPVVAAPMFLISNPQLVLACCRNGVVGSFPALNQRESSGFKAWLEEIEAGLALLDNPAPYAVNLIVHNSNPRVEADLAICVEHKVPIVITSLGAVKELVDAVHSYGGLVFHDVTTRRHAEKAAEAGVDGLIAVAAGAGGHAGIWSPFSLIAEIRQFFDKTLLLAGCLNHGHEILAAQLLGADLAYFGTRFIGTTESHAPDAYKEMLLTSRAADIVHTPAVSGVPASFMRQSLENAGFDLAALQGKGEVNFGSKLKPLNDEAKAWKTVWSAGQGVGEIDDLPSVDDLVARLDAEYRKALEHAAQLPKRWPR, from the coding sequence ATGTCGCTGCCCGCTTTGCTTGAACAACGTCTGCGCCTGCCCGTGGTGGCTGCTCCGATGTTCCTGATCTCCAACCCACAACTGGTCCTGGCTTGTTGCCGCAACGGGGTGGTCGGCAGTTTCCCCGCCCTCAATCAGCGAGAAAGCAGCGGCTTCAAAGCGTGGCTGGAGGAGATCGAAGCGGGCTTGGCACTGCTGGACAACCCGGCGCCCTATGCCGTCAACCTGATCGTGCATAACAGCAACCCACGCGTGGAGGCCGATTTGGCGATCTGCGTCGAGCATAAGGTACCGATCGTCATCACCAGCCTGGGCGCGGTGAAAGAGCTGGTGGACGCCGTGCACAGCTACGGCGGCCTGGTATTCCATGATGTGACCACGCGCCGCCATGCCGAGAAAGCAGCTGAAGCCGGTGTTGACGGCCTGATCGCTGTCGCCGCAGGCGCTGGCGGGCATGCGGGCATCTGGAGCCCATTCTCGTTGATTGCCGAAATTCGTCAGTTCTTCGACAAAACCCTGTTACTGGCCGGCTGCCTGAACCACGGCCACGAAATCCTCGCTGCACAACTCCTCGGGGCGGACCTGGCGTATTTCGGTACCCGGTTTATCGGCACCACCGAAAGCCACGCACCGGATGCCTATAAAGAGATGCTGCTCACCTCCCGTGCCGCCGACATCGTGCACACCCCTGCCGTCTCGGGCGTACCGGCCAGCTTCATGCGCCAGAGCCTGGAAAACGCCGGTTTCGATCTTGCCGCCCTGCAAGGCAAAGGTGAAGTCAACTTCGGTTCCAAGCTCAAGCCCTTGAACGACGAAGCCAAAGCCTGGAAGACCGTCTGGTCGGCCGGCCAGGGCGTCGGTGAGATTGATGACTTACCCAGCGTCGATGATCTCGTTGCCCGCCTGGATGCTGAATACCGCAAGGCGCTCGAACATGCAGCGCAGTTACCAAAACGCTGGCCTCGCTGA
- a CDS encoding aminodeoxychorismate/anthranilate synthase component II, whose protein sequence is MLLMIDNYDSFTYNVVQYLGELGAEVKVVRNDELTVAQIAALNPERIVVSPGPCTPTEAGVSLEAIKYFAGKLPILGVCLGHQSIGQAFGGDVVRARQVMHGKTSPVFHNDQGVFHGLNLPVTVTRYHSLVVKRETLPECLELTAWTQLEDGSIDEIMGLRHKTLNIEGVQFHPESILTEQGFELFANFLKQSGGTR, encoded by the coding sequence ATGTTGCTGATGATTGATAACTACGACTCCTTTACCTACAACGTTGTGCAGTACCTGGGCGAACTCGGTGCCGAGGTCAAGGTGGTGCGCAATGACGAATTGACCGTGGCGCAAATCGCCGCGCTGAACCCGGAGCGCATCGTCGTTTCCCCAGGCCCCTGCACCCCGACCGAAGCGGGCGTGTCATTGGAAGCCATCAAGTATTTCGCCGGTAAGCTGCCGATTCTTGGCGTGTGCCTGGGCCATCAGTCCATCGGCCAAGCCTTTGGCGGCGACGTGGTTCGCGCCCGCCAGGTGATGCACGGCAAAACCAGCCCGGTATTCCACAATGATCAGGGCGTATTCCATGGCTTGAACCTGCCGGTGACAGTCACCCGTTACCACTCCTTGGTGGTCAAGCGTGAAACGCTGCCCGAGTGCTTGGAACTGACCGCCTGGACCCAATTGGAAGACGGTTCTATCGACGAGATCATGGGCCTGCGCCACAAGACATTGAACATCGAAGGGGTGCAATTTCACCCTGAGTCGATTCTGACCGAGCAGGGCTTTGAGCTGTTCGCCAACTTTCTCAAGCAGAGCGGCGGCACGCGCTAA
- the estP gene encoding esterase EstP yields the protein MLRPPFFAPLAGCLLSLACAQAFAAPSPYSTMVVFGDSLADSGQFPDAGGPAGATLRFTNRTGPTYLSNGTENFSLVSSTLLGSKLGVAPNDLNASTSPVRAAQGLPDGSNWAVGGYRTDNILDSITSVSNAAIPPGNPGGGTVLRSRQGYLPASGGRADPNALYFLSGGGNDFLQGFVQSPGQAVAAGGRLADSAQVLQQAGARYIMVWMLPDLGLTPAINGTPSQAASSALSNIFNQALVQRLSQIDAQVIPLNIPLLLKETFADPGRFGLATGQNLTGTCFSGNGCTANPTYGIGGTNPDPTKLIYNDSVHPTEAGQRLIADYAYSLLAAPWEVTLLPEMAQGTLRAHQDELRNQWQADSGNWQAVGQWRAIVAAGGQHLDFDNQSSSASGDGSGYNLNIGGSYRLNEDWRVGLAAGLYRQTLEAGASDSDYKLNSYMGTAFAQYQEDHWWADAALTGGKLDFDSLKRKFALGVSQGSEKGDTDGWLWALSARVGYDIAQPGSEWHLSPFISADYSRIEVDGYSEKDARSTALTFDDQQRDSKRLGLGLQANYRITPQTLLFGEVAHEHEFENDTQRVKIALNSVPGIDFKLDGYTPRSNSDRLNLGISHKLTKELALNAAYNVRKDDSLTQQGVSVGVSLDF from the coding sequence ATGCTCAGACCACCGTTCTTTGCGCCGCTTGCCGGCTGTCTCTTGTCACTGGCCTGCGCCCAGGCCTTTGCGGCACCGTCACCTTATTCAACCATGGTGGTGTTCGGTGACAGTCTGGCCGATTCAGGCCAGTTTCCTGATGCCGGCGGTCCCGCAGGGGCCACGTTGCGGTTTACCAACCGCACCGGTCCGACCTACTTGAGCAACGGGACAGAAAATTTCTCCCTGGTTTCATCCACGTTGCTGGGGTCCAAACTGGGGGTTGCCCCCAACGACTTGAACGCCTCCACGTCTCCGGTTCGCGCCGCACAAGGCTTGCCAGACGGCAGCAACTGGGCGGTGGGCGGCTACCGTACCGATAACATCCTCGACTCCATCACCTCGGTGTCCAACGCGGCGATCCCTCCGGGCAACCCCGGTGGTGGCACCGTGCTGCGCAGTCGCCAGGGTTATCTGCCAGCCAGCGGCGGGCGGGCCGATCCCAACGCGCTGTACTTCCTTTCCGGCGGCGGCAATGACTTCCTTCAGGGATTTGTACAAAGCCCTGGTCAAGCCGTCGCCGCCGGTGGCCGGCTGGCCGACAGCGCCCAAGTCCTGCAACAGGCCGGCGCCCGCTACATCATGGTCTGGATGCTGCCCGACCTGGGGCTGACGCCCGCTATCAATGGCACCCCGAGTCAGGCAGCCAGCAGCGCCCTGAGCAACATCTTCAACCAGGCACTGGTGCAACGCTTATCGCAAATCGATGCTCAAGTTATCCCGTTGAATATCCCACTATTGCTCAAGGAAACCTTCGCCGACCCTGGTCGCTTTGGCCTGGCCACTGGGCAAAACCTCACGGGGACCTGCTTCAGCGGCAATGGCTGCACTGCGAACCCCACCTACGGCATCGGCGGTACCAACCCGGACCCGACCAAGCTGATCTACAACGACTCGGTCCATCCCACCGAAGCCGGGCAACGGCTGATCGCCGACTACGCCTACTCACTGCTGGCCGCACCTTGGGAAGTCACCTTGCTGCCAGAAATGGCCCAAGGCACGCTGCGTGCGCATCAGGATGAACTGCGCAACCAATGGCAGGCCGACTCAGGTAACTGGCAAGCCGTGGGCCAATGGCGGGCGATCGTTGCCGCCGGCGGTCAGCATCTGGATTTCGATAATCAGAGCAGTTCGGCCAGTGGTGACGGCAGCGGCTACAACCTGAACATCGGTGGCAGTTACCGTCTCAACGAAGACTGGCGTGTCGGCTTAGCGGCGGGCCTCTATCGTCAGACTCTTGAGGCCGGCGCCAGCGATTCGGACTACAAACTCAACAGCTACATGGGCACCGCCTTCGCCCAGTATCAAGAGGACCACTGGTGGGCTGACGCGGCGTTGACCGGCGGCAAACTGGACTTCGACAGCCTCAAGCGCAAGTTCGCCCTGGGTGTCAGCCAAGGTTCTGAGAAAGGCGATACCGACGGTTGGTTGTGGGCCTTGAGCGCCCGCGTGGGGTACGACATCGCGCAGCCGGGCAGCGAATGGCACCTATCGCCCTTCATCAGCGCCGACTACTCGCGGATCGAAGTGGATGGTTACTCGGAGAAAGACGCCCGCTCCACCGCGCTGACCTTTGATGATCAACAGCGTGACTCCAAGCGCCTGGGCCTGGGCCTGCAAGCGAACTATCGCATCACGCCGCAAACCCTACTGTTTGGCGAAGTGGCCCATGAGCATGAATTCGAAAACGACACACAGCGGGTGAAGATCGCACTCAACAGCGTGCCGGGGATCGATTTCAAACTGGATGGCTACACGCCGCGCAGCAACTCGGATCGCCTGAACCTGGGGATCAGCCATAAGCTGACGAAGGAGCTGGCGTTGAACGCTGCCTATAACGTGAGGAAAGATGACAGCTTGACCCAGCAAGGGGTCAGTGTGGGTGTGAGCCTGGATTTCTAA
- the trpD gene encoding anthranilate phosphoribosyltransferase, with the protein MDIKTALSRIVGHLDLSTAEMSDVMREIMTGQCTDAQIGAFMMAMRMKSESIDEIVGAVSVMRELADKVELKTLDGVVDVVGTGGDGANIFNVSTASSFVVAAAGCTVAKHGNRAVSGNSGSADLLEAAGIYLNLTPVQVARCIENVGIGFMFAQSHHGAMKYAAGPRKDLGLRTLFNMLGPLTNPAGVKHQVVGVFSQALCRPLAEVLQRMGSKHVLVVHSKDGLDEFSLAAPTFVAELKNDQVTEYWVEPEDLGMKSQSLHGLAVESPAASLELIRDALGRRKTENGQKAAEMIVLNAGAALYAADHAYSLKEGVALAHDALHTGLAREKLEELGAFTAVFKMENEE; encoded by the coding sequence ATGGATATCAAGACTGCCCTGAGCCGTATCGTCGGCCATCTGGACCTGAGCACCGCTGAAATGAGCGATGTGATGCGCGAAATTATGACCGGTCAATGCACTGATGCGCAGATTGGCGCATTCATGATGGCCATGCGCATGAAGAGCGAGAGCATTGACGAAATCGTCGGCGCCGTCTCGGTCATGCGTGAGCTGGCGGATAAGGTCGAACTCAAGACCCTCGACGGTGTAGTCGACGTGGTCGGCACCGGCGGCGACGGTGCGAATATCTTCAACGTGTCGACGGCTTCATCGTTTGTCGTGGCCGCCGCTGGTTGCACCGTGGCCAAGCATGGCAACCGTGCCGTGTCCGGTAACAGCGGCAGCGCCGATTTGCTGGAAGCGGCGGGCATCTACCTAAACCTGACGCCGGTCCAGGTAGCCCGCTGCATCGAGAACGTCGGTATCGGCTTCATGTTCGCCCAGTCCCATCATGGTGCGATGAAGTACGCCGCCGGTCCGCGCAAGGACCTCGGCCTGCGTACCCTGTTCAACATGCTCGGCCCGCTTACGAATCCGGCCGGCGTGAAACATCAGGTAGTGGGCGTATTCAGTCAGGCACTGTGCCGCCCATTGGCTGAGGTCTTGCAGCGCATGGGCAGTAAGCATGTGTTGGTGGTGCACTCGAAAGACGGCCTGGACGAGTTCAGTCTGGCGGCACCGACCTTCGTGGCGGAGCTGAAGAATGACCAGGTCACCGAATATTGGGTCGAGCCAGAAGACTTGGGCATGAAGAGCCAGAGCCTGCACGGCCTGGCGGTGGAAAGCCCGGCGGCTTCCCTTGAATTGATTCGCGATGCCCTGGGGCGTCGTAAAACCGAAAACGGCCAGAAAGCCGCCGAGATGATTGTTCTTAATGCTGGCGCGGCACTTTACGCTGCCGATCATGCCTATAGTCTTAAGGAAGGTGTCGCCTTGGCCCACGATGCGTTGCACACGGGTCTGGCTCGCGAGAAGCTCGAAGAACTGGGAGCATTCACCGCCGTATTCAAGATGGAGAATGAAGAATGA
- the trpC gene encoding indole-3-glycerol phosphate synthase TrpC, protein MSVPTVLEKILARKAEEVAERRARVSLAELERLAKTADAPRGFANALIKQAKEKQPAVIAEIKKASPSKGVIREIFIPEDIAKSYEKGGATCLSVLTDIDFFQGSDLYLQQARAACSLPVIRKDFMVDPYQIVEARALGADCVLLIVSALDDVKMAELAAVAKSVGLDVLVEVHDGDELERALKTLDTPLVGVNNRNLHTFEVSLENTLDLLPRIPRDRLVITESGIVNRADVELMEISGVYSFLVGETFMRAENPGAELQRLFFPERGVAVSGSTLD, encoded by the coding sequence ATGAGTGTTCCAACCGTTCTGGAAAAGATCCTGGCCCGCAAGGCTGAAGAAGTTGCCGAGCGCCGCGCTCGCGTCAGCCTGGCCGAGCTGGAACGCCTGGCGAAAACCGCCGATGCGCCACGCGGCTTTGCCAATGCATTGATCAAGCAGGCCAAGGAAAAACAGCCGGCCGTCATTGCAGAAATCAAAAAGGCGTCGCCGAGCAAAGGTGTCATTCGCGAGATCTTCATTCCTGAAGATATTGCCAAGAGCTATGAGAAAGGCGGCGCAACCTGCCTTTCCGTGTTGACCGATATCGACTTCTTCCAGGGTTCCGATCTCTACCTCCAGCAAGCGCGTGCTGCGTGCTCGTTGCCGGTGATTCGCAAGGACTTCATGGTCGATCCCTACCAGATCGTCGAAGCCCGTGCCTTGGGCGCCGATTGCGTGCTGCTGATCGTCTCCGCCTTGGACGACGTGAAGATGGCTGAGTTGGCCGCCGTGGCTAAAAGCGTGGGCCTCGATGTGCTGGTGGAAGTTCACGACGGTGATGAGCTGGAACGTGCGCTGAAAACCCTCGACACCCCGCTGGTGGGGGTCAACAACCGTAACCTGCACACCTTCGAAGTCAGCCTGGAAAACACCCTCGACCTGTTGCCGCGCATTCCTCGCGACCGCTTGGTGATCACCGAAAGTGGCATCGTTAACCGGGCCGATGTGGAGCTGATGGAAATCAGCGGCGTGTATTCGTTCCTGGTGGGCGAAACGTTCATGCGCGCCGAGAACCCAGGTGCTGAACTTCAGCGTCTGTTCTTCCCGGAACGTGGCGTGGCGGTGAGTGGGTCGACGCTGGATTGA